Proteins from a genomic interval of Treponema succinifaciens DSM 2489:
- a CDS encoding IS110 family transposase produces MPPGLQNRGFGRKLGIENNKHDLPHAKRSTTMNNVTENTKVIYVGIDVHKDTNSFCAYDSREDKLFAEHKSSSKFENTLHYLKNLQKSVGQDAVFLIGYEAGPTGYGLCRKLQKEDFACVIIAPSTIAKAPGQKVKTDRMDARLLAKTLAFKTYSPVCLPSEKLEAIKEYTRVRTAKITMLKKAKQNLLSFLLRMGLPYPQSGHYWTQAHMAWLRTMNFADKWLQESFEEYHAEVITLMDKVQRIEAKILELCKDDEVREKIDALVCISGISYVSAISIVAEIGDFSRFSKAKSFVSFIGLCPGEDSSGNRVRHTAITKAGNSRVRSLLVECAGSLRMHSVVTAKSVRVKERQKNASAAIVSYADKCTLRLRKRMLYLSQKGLPYNLVTTAGARELACFVWGMMNFVDNRKTALNKIDEGELSDIQKTVEEFIAQ; encoded by the coding sequence GTGCCACCAGGTTTGCAGAATCGAGGGTTCGGTCGTAAACTTGGAATAGAAAACAACAAGCATGACCTGCCTCATGCAAAAAGGAGCACTACAATGAACAATGTAACAGAGAACACAAAAGTAATCTATGTCGGAATTGACGTGCACAAGGACACAAATTCTTTCTGTGCTTATGACAGCCGTGAAGACAAATTATTCGCGGAGCACAAAAGCTCTTCCAAATTTGAAAACACGCTTCACTACCTGAAGAACCTTCAAAAATCAGTCGGGCAAGATGCAGTTTTTCTTATTGGATACGAGGCAGGTCCCACAGGATACGGACTTTGCAGAAAACTTCAAAAAGAAGACTTCGCCTGCGTCATTATCGCCCCATCGACAATAGCAAAGGCACCTGGTCAGAAAGTCAAGACAGACAGGATGGACGCCCGCCTTCTTGCAAAGACTCTCGCCTTCAAAACCTACAGCCCTGTCTGCCTTCCTTCTGAAAAACTTGAGGCGATAAAGGAATATACACGGGTCAGGACGGCAAAAATCACCATGCTCAAAAAAGCAAAGCAGAACCTCCTTTCTTTCCTGCTGCGAATGGGCTTGCCTTATCCTCAGAGCGGCCATTACTGGACGCAGGCTCACATGGCTTGGCTCAGGACGATGAACTTCGCTGACAAGTGGCTTCAGGAATCATTTGAGGAATATCACGCCGAAGTAATAACGCTCATGGACAAAGTTCAGAGAATTGAGGCGAAGATTCTGGAACTCTGCAAGGATGATGAAGTGAGGGAAAAAATTGATGCTCTGGTGTGCATCTCTGGAATCAGTTATGTCTCCGCTATTTCGATTGTCGCGGAAATCGGGGATTTTTCCCGTTTTTCAAAGGCGAAGTCCTTCGTAAGCTTTATAGGACTTTGTCCCGGCGAGGATTCAAGCGGAAACAGGGTACGGCACACGGCGATTACGAAAGCTGGGAATTCAAGAGTCAGAAGTCTTCTTGTTGAGTGTGCGGGAAGCCTTAGAATGCATTCTGTTGTCACGGCAAAATCAGTCAGGGTAAAAGAGCGGCAGAAAAATGCGTCCGCCGCCATCGTTTCTTACGCGGACAAGTGCACGCTCAGGCTCAGAAAAAGAATGCTTTATCTTTCCCAAAAAGGGCTCCCCTACAATCTAGTAACGACGGCGGGGGCAAGGGAGCTTGCATGTTTTGTCTGGGGAATGATGAATTTTGTTGACAACAGGAAAACTGCCTTGAACAAAATTGATGAGGGGGAGCTTTCCGACATTCAAAAAACGGTCGAGGAGTTTATTGCGCAATGA
- a CDS encoding TM2 domain-containing protein, with amino-acid sequence MDTNKIDMFFVANGKKLPAEKAVLIREKMAQIDDSRYATISSVELKDPTTMLLVSIFLGELGVDRFMLGETGMGILKLLTAGLCGILWLIDLIGITKKVKEYNYNELMKIL; translated from the coding sequence ATGGACACAAACAAAATTGACATGTTTTTTGTAGCAAATGGTAAAAAATTGCCAGCTGAAAAAGCAGTACTAATTCGTGAAAAAATGGCACAAATTGATGACTCAAGATATGCCACAATCAGTTCTGTTGAACTGAAAGACCCGACAACTATGCTTCTTGTAAGTATTTTCCTTGGAGAACTTGGAGTTGACCGTTTTATGCTGGGGGAAACAGGTATGGGAATTTTGAAACTTCTTACAGCCGGCTTATGCGGTATTCTTTGGCTCATCGATTTGATTGGCATTACAAAGAAAGTTAAAGAATACAATTACAATGAATTGATGAAGATTCTGTAA
- a CDS encoding DUF2752 domain-containing protein, whose protein sequence is MTCITREIFNIPCPTCGVTRALISLLKGDLQGYFHYNLMAVPLCIATVLMIIGTKVKIKKLQIISIVILLINIPYYFYRLRLGVIP, encoded by the coding sequence ATGACCTGCATTACTAGAGAGATTTTTAATATTCCATGCCCCACCTGTGGAGTAACAAGAGCTTTGATTTCCTTGCTAAAAGGAGATTTACAGGGCTATTTTCACTACAATTTGATGGCAGTCCCATTATGCATAGCGACGGTTTTGATGATTATTGGCACAAAAGTAAAAATAAAAAAGCTCCAGATTATAAGTATTGTAATTTTATTAATAAACATACCGTATTATTTTTATAGACTGAGGCTTGGGGTAATTCCATAA